In a genomic window of Aricia agestis chromosome 2, ilAriAges1.1, whole genome shotgun sequence:
- the LOC121735777 gene encoding reticulon-3-B isoform X4, translated as MTRPRQSGRHANYVELPPRGPVESLIYWRSAPRSGAALGAGLALLVALACCSVVSVLAYSSLLLLTAAVAFRIYKNVLQAVQKTNEGHPFKWLLEQDISVPAERAQSLAAAATAHLNAALSELRRLFLVEDLVDSLKFGVLLWCLTYVGACFNGMTLIILGWIALFSLPKAYEMNKTQVDANLELARAKINEISAKVRAAVPLGRRSESEKDK; from the exons ATGACGCGTCCAAGGCAGTCGGGTCGTCACGCGAACTACGTCGAGCTCCCTCCCCGCGGACCAG TGGAGTCTCTGATCTACTGGCGAAGCGCTCCCCGGTCGGGCGCCGCGCTCGGGGCCGGCCTCGCGCTGCTGGTGGCTCTCGCGTGCTGCTCCGTGGTCTCCGTGCTCGCCTACTCCTCCCTGCTTCTGCTCACCGCCGCCGTCGCCTTCCGCATATACAAGAACGTGCTGCAGGCCGTACAGAAGACCAATGAGGGACACCCTTTCAA ATGGTTGCTGGAGCAGGACATCAGCGTGCCGGCGGAGCGCGCGCAGTCGCTGGCGGCCGCCGCCACCGCACACCTCAACGCCGCACTCTCTGAGCTGCgcag ATTATTCTTGGTGGAAGACCTGGTTGATTCGCTGAAATTCGGCGTGCTGCTGTGGTGCCTCACGTACGTCGGCGCCTGCTTCAACGGCATGACACTTATCATTCTCG GATGGATAGCCCTGTTCTCCCTGCCCAAGGCGTACGAAATGAACAAAACCCAGGTCGACGCCAACCTAGAGCTCGCGCGCGCTAAGATCAACGAAATCTCTGCCAA GGTTCGTGCTGCGGTGCCGCTGGGCCGACGCAGCGAGAGCGAGAAGGACAAGTAG
- the LOC121735777 gene encoding reticulon-3 isoform X2 → MDKADSLLLGLTAGDKTIPDVPSAESAMKRDQDSTDDFEHLEGESKREEFGESPLHSAHPTSRHATQNFLDMERDIFVDTPRAPSVTEKADHIADKFTDSESDADTAGESPMHRPEPPKAVAPEQTKPMDRASEPAAIAHDSTPILEPTPAPIPIAPKMSEPVIESKPEIKPEPVVQPPAASPPTRVPEAAPAPKEEAPSPKPATTVTKPEPARAPTAHVIEAEVIFCQMGLVESLIYWRSAPRSGAALGAGLALLVALACCSVVSVLAYSSLLLLTAAVAFRIYKNVLQAVQKTNEGHPFKWLLEQDISVPAERAQSLAAAATAHLNAALSELRRLFLVEDLVDSLKFGVLLWCLTYVGACFNGMTLIILGWIALFSLPKAYEMNKTQVDANLELARAKINEISAKVRAAVPLGRRSESEKDK, encoded by the exons ATGGATAAGGCCGATAGCTTATTATTGGGTCTCACCGCCGGAGATAAAACCATACCAGATGTCCCTTCAGCGGAATCGGCCATGAAACGCGACCAGGACTCGACGGACGATTTCGAGCATCTGGAAGGTGAAAGTAAACGCGAAGAATTTGGAGAATCTCCTTTACACTCGGCTCATCCCACCTCGCGACATGCCACCCAAAATTTCCTCGACATGGAGAGGGATATCTTTGTGGATACGCCTCGTGCACCATCTGTGACTGAAAAGGCGGACCATATCGCCGATAAGTTCACGGACAGTGAGTCAGATGCGGATACGGCCGGTGAGTCGCCGATGCATAGACCAGAACCGCCCAAGGCCGTGGCGCCCGAGCAGACGAAGCCAATGGACCGTGCGAGCGAACCTGCTGCCATCGCACACGACTCGACTCCAATTTTGGAGCCTACTCCagctccgattccgatagctCCTAAAATGTCGGAGCCCGTAATCGAATCGAAGCCTGAAATTAAACCCGAACCTGTGGTGCAGCCACCAGCCGCCAGTCCGCCGACACGTGTCCCCGAAGCTGCTCCAGCGCCAAAAGAAGAAGCACCGAGTCCCAAGCCAGCCACCACCGTCACCAAACCAGAACCAGCGCGGGCCCCGACGGCACACGTAATCGAGGCTGAAGTCATATTTTGTCAAATGGGATTAG TGGAGTCTCTGATCTACTGGCGAAGCGCTCCCCGGTCGGGCGCCGCGCTCGGGGCCGGCCTCGCGCTGCTGGTGGCTCTCGCGTGCTGCTCCGTGGTCTCCGTGCTCGCCTACTCCTCCCTGCTTCTGCTCACCGCCGCCGTCGCCTTCCGCATATACAAGAACGTGCTGCAGGCCGTACAGAAGACCAATGAGGGACACCCTTTCAA ATGGTTGCTGGAGCAGGACATCAGCGTGCCGGCGGAGCGCGCGCAGTCGCTGGCGGCCGCCGCCACCGCACACCTCAACGCCGCACTCTCTGAGCTGCgcag ATTATTCTTGGTGGAAGACCTGGTTGATTCGCTGAAATTCGGCGTGCTGCTGTGGTGCCTCACGTACGTCGGCGCCTGCTTCAACGGCATGACACTTATCATTCTCG GATGGATAGCCCTGTTCTCCCTGCCCAAGGCGTACGAAATGAACAAAACCCAGGTCGACGCCAACCTAGAGCTCGCGCGCGCTAAGATCAACGAAATCTCTGCCAA GGTTCGTGCTGCGGTGCCGCTGGGCCGACGCAGCGAGAGCGAGAAGGACAAGTAG
- the LOC121735777 gene encoding reticulon-3-A isoform X7 produces MASKADTINLESLIYWRSAPRSGAALGAGLALLVALACCSVVSVLAYSSLLLLTAAVAFRIYKNVLQAVQKTNEGHPFKWLLEQDISVPAERAQSLAAAATAHLNAALSELRRLFLVEDLVDSLKFGVLLWCLTYVGACFNGMTLIILGWIALFSLPKAYEMNKTQVDANLELARAKINEISAKVRAAVPLGRRSESEKDK; encoded by the exons ATGGCATCCAAGGCAGATACGATAAACC TGGAGTCTCTGATCTACTGGCGAAGCGCTCCCCGGTCGGGCGCCGCGCTCGGGGCCGGCCTCGCGCTGCTGGTGGCTCTCGCGTGCTGCTCCGTGGTCTCCGTGCTCGCCTACTCCTCCCTGCTTCTGCTCACCGCCGCCGTCGCCTTCCGCATATACAAGAACGTGCTGCAGGCCGTACAGAAGACCAATGAGGGACACCCTTTCAA ATGGTTGCTGGAGCAGGACATCAGCGTGCCGGCGGAGCGCGCGCAGTCGCTGGCGGCCGCCGCCACCGCACACCTCAACGCCGCACTCTCTGAGCTGCgcag ATTATTCTTGGTGGAAGACCTGGTTGATTCGCTGAAATTCGGCGTGCTGCTGTGGTGCCTCACGTACGTCGGCGCCTGCTTCAACGGCATGACACTTATCATTCTCG GATGGATAGCCCTGTTCTCCCTGCCCAAGGCGTACGAAATGAACAAAACCCAGGTCGACGCCAACCTAGAGCTCGCGCGCGCTAAGATCAACGAAATCTCTGCCAA GGTTCGTGCTGCGGTGCCGCTGGGCCGACGCAGCGAGAGCGAGAAGGACAAGTAG
- the LOC121735777 gene encoding reticulon-3-B isoform X5, whose translation MASKADTINHAWFDPQRLHPEVESLIYWRSAPRSGAALGAGLALLVALACCSVVSVLAYSSLLLLTAAVAFRIYKNVLQAVQKTNEGHPFKWLLEQDISVPAERAQSLAAAATAHLNAALSELRRLFLVEDLVDSLKFGVLLWCLTYVGACFNGMTLIILGWIALFSLPKAYEMNKTQVDANLELARAKINEISAKVRAAVPLGRRSESEKDK comes from the exons ATGGCATCCAAGGCAGATACGATAAACC ATGCTTGGTTCGACCCGCAGAGGCTACATCCCGAAG TGGAGTCTCTGATCTACTGGCGAAGCGCTCCCCGGTCGGGCGCCGCGCTCGGGGCCGGCCTCGCGCTGCTGGTGGCTCTCGCGTGCTGCTCCGTGGTCTCCGTGCTCGCCTACTCCTCCCTGCTTCTGCTCACCGCCGCCGTCGCCTTCCGCATATACAAGAACGTGCTGCAGGCCGTACAGAAGACCAATGAGGGACACCCTTTCAA ATGGTTGCTGGAGCAGGACATCAGCGTGCCGGCGGAGCGCGCGCAGTCGCTGGCGGCCGCCGCCACCGCACACCTCAACGCCGCACTCTCTGAGCTGCgcag ATTATTCTTGGTGGAAGACCTGGTTGATTCGCTGAAATTCGGCGTGCTGCTGTGGTGCCTCACGTACGTCGGCGCCTGCTTCAACGGCATGACACTTATCATTCTCG GATGGATAGCCCTGTTCTCCCTGCCCAAGGCGTACGAAATGAACAAAACCCAGGTCGACGCCAACCTAGAGCTCGCGCGCGCTAAGATCAACGAAATCTCTGCCAA GGTTCGTGCTGCGGTGCCGCTGGGCCGACGCAGCGAGAGCGAGAAGGACAAGTAG
- the LOC121735777 gene encoding reticulon-3-B isoform X3, with product MACSGPSLCSVLNPYAWFDPQRLHPEVESLIYWRSAPRSGAALGAGLALLVALACCSVVSVLAYSSLLLLTAAVAFRIYKNVLQAVQKTNEGHPFKWLLEQDISVPAERAQSLAAAATAHLNAALSELRRLFLVEDLVDSLKFGVLLWCLTYVGACFNGMTLIILGWIALFSLPKAYEMNKTQVDANLELARAKINEISAKVRAAVPLGRRSESEKDK from the exons ATGGCTTGCTCCGGGCCCTCCCTCTGCAGCGTCCTCAATCCAT ATGCTTGGTTCGACCCGCAGAGGCTACATCCCGAAG TGGAGTCTCTGATCTACTGGCGAAGCGCTCCCCGGTCGGGCGCCGCGCTCGGGGCCGGCCTCGCGCTGCTGGTGGCTCTCGCGTGCTGCTCCGTGGTCTCCGTGCTCGCCTACTCCTCCCTGCTTCTGCTCACCGCCGCCGTCGCCTTCCGCATATACAAGAACGTGCTGCAGGCCGTACAGAAGACCAATGAGGGACACCCTTTCAA ATGGTTGCTGGAGCAGGACATCAGCGTGCCGGCGGAGCGCGCGCAGTCGCTGGCGGCCGCCGCCACCGCACACCTCAACGCCGCACTCTCTGAGCTGCgcag ATTATTCTTGGTGGAAGACCTGGTTGATTCGCTGAAATTCGGCGTGCTGCTGTGGTGCCTCACGTACGTCGGCGCCTGCTTCAACGGCATGACACTTATCATTCTCG GATGGATAGCCCTGTTCTCCCTGCCCAAGGCGTACGAAATGAACAAAACCCAGGTCGACGCCAACCTAGAGCTCGCGCGCGCTAAGATCAACGAAATCTCTGCCAA GGTTCGTGCTGCGGTGCCGCTGGGCCGACGCAGCGAGAGCGAGAAGGACAAGTAG
- the LOC121735777 gene encoding reticulon-3-A isoform X6, with protein MACSGPSLCSVLNPLESLIYWRSAPRSGAALGAGLALLVALACCSVVSVLAYSSLLLLTAAVAFRIYKNVLQAVQKTNEGHPFKWLLEQDISVPAERAQSLAAAATAHLNAALSELRRLFLVEDLVDSLKFGVLLWCLTYVGACFNGMTLIILGWIALFSLPKAYEMNKTQVDANLELARAKINEISAKVRAAVPLGRRSESEKDK; from the exons ATGGCTTGCTCCGGGCCCTCCCTCTGCAGCGTCCTCAATCCAT TGGAGTCTCTGATCTACTGGCGAAGCGCTCCCCGGTCGGGCGCCGCGCTCGGGGCCGGCCTCGCGCTGCTGGTGGCTCTCGCGTGCTGCTCCGTGGTCTCCGTGCTCGCCTACTCCTCCCTGCTTCTGCTCACCGCCGCCGTCGCCTTCCGCATATACAAGAACGTGCTGCAGGCCGTACAGAAGACCAATGAGGGACACCCTTTCAA ATGGTTGCTGGAGCAGGACATCAGCGTGCCGGCGGAGCGCGCGCAGTCGCTGGCGGCCGCCGCCACCGCACACCTCAACGCCGCACTCTCTGAGCTGCgcag ATTATTCTTGGTGGAAGACCTGGTTGATTCGCTGAAATTCGGCGTGCTGCTGTGGTGCCTCACGTACGTCGGCGCCTGCTTCAACGGCATGACACTTATCATTCTCG GATGGATAGCCCTGTTCTCCCTGCCCAAGGCGTACGAAATGAACAAAACCCAGGTCGACGCCAACCTAGAGCTCGCGCGCGCTAAGATCAACGAAATCTCTGCCAA GGTTCGTGCTGCGGTGCCGCTGGGCCGACGCAGCGAGAGCGAGAAGGACAAGTAG
- the LOC121735777 gene encoding reticulon-1 isoform X1, whose product MDKADSLLLGLTAGDKTIPDVPSAESAMKRDQDSTDDFEHLEGESKREEFGESPLHSAHPTSRHATQNFLDMERDIFVDTPRAPSVTEKADHIADKFTDSESDADTAGESPMHRPEPPKAVAPEQTKPMDRASEPAAIAHDSTPILEPTPAPIPIAPKMSEPVIESKPEIKPEPVVQPPAASPPTRVPEAAPAPKEEAPSPKPATTVTKPEPARAPTAHVIEAEVIFCQMGLDAWFDPQRLHPEVESLIYWRSAPRSGAALGAGLALLVALACCSVVSVLAYSSLLLLTAAVAFRIYKNVLQAVQKTNEGHPFKWLLEQDISVPAERAQSLAAAATAHLNAALSELRRLFLVEDLVDSLKFGVLLWCLTYVGACFNGMTLIILGWIALFSLPKAYEMNKTQVDANLELARAKINEISAKVRAAVPLGRRSESEKDK is encoded by the exons ATGGATAAGGCCGATAGCTTATTATTGGGTCTCACCGCCGGAGATAAAACCATACCAGATGTCCCTTCAGCGGAATCGGCCATGAAACGCGACCAGGACTCGACGGACGATTTCGAGCATCTGGAAGGTGAAAGTAAACGCGAAGAATTTGGAGAATCTCCTTTACACTCGGCTCATCCCACCTCGCGACATGCCACCCAAAATTTCCTCGACATGGAGAGGGATATCTTTGTGGATACGCCTCGTGCACCATCTGTGACTGAAAAGGCGGACCATATCGCCGATAAGTTCACGGACAGTGAGTCAGATGCGGATACGGCCGGTGAGTCGCCGATGCATAGACCAGAACCGCCCAAGGCCGTGGCGCCCGAGCAGACGAAGCCAATGGACCGTGCGAGCGAACCTGCTGCCATCGCACACGACTCGACTCCAATTTTGGAGCCTACTCCagctccgattccgatagctCCTAAAATGTCGGAGCCCGTAATCGAATCGAAGCCTGAAATTAAACCCGAACCTGTGGTGCAGCCACCAGCCGCCAGTCCGCCGACACGTGTCCCCGAAGCTGCTCCAGCGCCAAAAGAAGAAGCACCGAGTCCCAAGCCAGCCACCACCGTCACCAAACCAGAACCAGCGCGGGCCCCGACGGCACACGTAATCGAGGCTGAAGTCATATTTTGTCAAATGGGATTAG ATGCTTGGTTCGACCCGCAGAGGCTACATCCCGAAG TGGAGTCTCTGATCTACTGGCGAAGCGCTCCCCGGTCGGGCGCCGCGCTCGGGGCCGGCCTCGCGCTGCTGGTGGCTCTCGCGTGCTGCTCCGTGGTCTCCGTGCTCGCCTACTCCTCCCTGCTTCTGCTCACCGCCGCCGTCGCCTTCCGCATATACAAGAACGTGCTGCAGGCCGTACAGAAGACCAATGAGGGACACCCTTTCAA ATGGTTGCTGGAGCAGGACATCAGCGTGCCGGCGGAGCGCGCGCAGTCGCTGGCGGCCGCCGCCACCGCACACCTCAACGCCGCACTCTCTGAGCTGCgcag ATTATTCTTGGTGGAAGACCTGGTTGATTCGCTGAAATTCGGCGTGCTGCTGTGGTGCCTCACGTACGTCGGCGCCTGCTTCAACGGCATGACACTTATCATTCTCG GATGGATAGCCCTGTTCTCCCTGCCCAAGGCGTACGAAATGAACAAAACCCAGGTCGACGCCAACCTAGAGCTCGCGCGCGCTAAGATCAACGAAATCTCTGCCAA GGTTCGTGCTGCGGTGCCGCTGGGCCGACGCAGCGAGAGCGAGAAGGACAAGTAG